One Hevea brasiliensis isolate MT/VB/25A 57/8 chromosome 5, ASM3005281v1, whole genome shotgun sequence genomic region harbors:
- the LOC110664902 gene encoding 40S ribosomal protein S27-2: MVLQNDIDLLNPPAELEKRKHKLKRLVQSPNSFFMDVKCQGCFNITTVFSHSQTVVVCGNCQTVLCQPTGGRARLTEGCSFRRKGD, encoded by the exons ATG GTTCTTCAAAACGATATCGATTTGCTCAATCCTCCAGCTGAACTGGAGAAGAGGAAGCACAAGCTAAAGCGTCTCGTGCAGTCTCCTAACTCATTCTTCATG GATGTGAAGTGCCAGGGCTGCTTCAATAT AACTACTGTGTTCAGTCATTCCCAAACTGTGGTCGTCTGTGGCAATTGCCAGACCGTCTTGTGCCAGCCAACCGGTGGGCGTGCAAGGCTTACAGAAGGTTGCTCTTTCAGGAGAAAGGGTGATTGA